In Fibrobacter sp. UWB4, one DNA window encodes the following:
- a CDS encoding energy-coupling factor transporter transmembrane component T, with translation MTKQSRNLAFALDPRTKLFLAVVANGMIFSAPLVYSLLMVVVASILLLLEGKWKFVCTFFFVYLTAGFFFDFVKNLDIGTSGTIILASLFLMYRIMPACAVLYYVITTTKVNEFLACMSRMHVSNKVTIPLIVMIRFFPTVYDESRAIGNAMRMRGIRLFSLRTLKNPVAFLEYRLVPLLVSITKIGDELSIAAVTRGLSTETKRTCVAKIGFRWADAVVIAYCIAVVLFYVIPGLTGNLPSV, from the coding sequence GTGACGAAGCAATCTAGGAATCTTGCGTTTGCATTAGACCCGCGCACAAAACTGTTTTTAGCTGTGGTGGCAAATGGGATGATTTTTTCCGCTCCGCTAGTTTATAGTTTATTAATGGTTGTTGTTGCATCTATTTTACTTTTGCTTGAGGGAAAGTGGAAATTTGTTTGCACTTTCTTTTTTGTTTATTTGACTGCTGGCTTTTTCTTTGATTTTGTGAAAAATTTGGATATTGGTACCTCGGGTACGATAATTCTTGCGTCGTTGTTTTTGATGTACCGTATTATGCCGGCCTGCGCTGTGCTTTATTATGTGATAACAACTACCAAGGTCAATGAATTTTTGGCATGCATGTCGCGAATGCATGTTTCGAACAAGGTGACGATACCCTTGATTGTGATGATTCGATTTTTCCCGACGGTGTATGATGAATCCCGTGCGATTGGCAATGCCATGAGAATGCGCGGAATTCGCTTGTTCAGTTTGCGGACGCTGAAAAATCCGGTGGCGTTTCTTGAATATCGACTAGTTCCACTTTTGGTTTCTATTACGAAAATTGGTGATGAACTTTCGATTGCCGCAGTAACGCGTGGACTCTCGACAGAAACAAAACGCACCTGCGTTGCAAAAATTGGGTTCCGCTGGGCGGATGCTGTTGTAATTGCATATTGCATTGCTGTTGTTTTGTTTTATGTCATTCCCGGTTTAACCGGGAATCTCCCTTCCGTATAG
- a CDS encoding DUF1349 domain-containing protein — translation MKQVFDIAELKWTREPATYKVGKDEICVMTEPHTDLWQRTYYHFRNDNASVLQIETDEKFFSFVVKTDFSESHHRFDQCGIAMYLDSENWLKASVEYENEKFQHLGSVVTNHGYSDWATTAISAEVKTMWFRFSRRESDYCIECSQDGKNFTQMRICHMWEGAGKIRFGIYACSPEDSSFMAKFSDFALTECLWKAHDGQQPDCP, via the coding sequence ATGAAACAAGTTTTTGACATTGCCGAATTGAAATGGACTCGCGAGCCTGCAACTTACAAAGTTGGCAAGGATGAAATTTGCGTCATGACCGAGCCTCACACGGATCTTTGGCAAAGGACATATTACCATTTTCGCAATGACAATGCGTCGGTTCTTCAGATTGAAACGGATGAAAAATTTTTCTCATTTGTCGTGAAGACGGATTTTTCCGAAAGCCATCATCGCTTTGATCAATGCGGAATCGCTATGTATCTTGATTCTGAAAATTGGTTGAAAGCATCTGTTGAATACGAAAATGAAAAATTCCAGCATCTTGGTTCGGTTGTTACCAATCACGGCTATTCCGATTGGGCTACGACCGCCATTAGTGCTGAAGTTAAAACAATGTGGTTCCGCTTTAGCCGTCGAGAAAGTGACTATTGCATAGAATGTTCGCAAGATGGAAAAAACTTCACGCAAATGCGCATTTGCCATATGTGGGAAGGTGCTGGTAAAATCCGCTTTGGTATTTACGCTTGCAGCCCTGAGGATTCCTCGTTCATGGCAAAATTTTCAGACTTTGCATTGACAGAATGTCTGTGGAAGGCTCACGACGGGCAACAACCGGATTGTCCTTAA
- a CDS encoding RND family transporter — MQVSRVNKVFARLGRFQIKFRWLILLVTILVTLAACLGLPQLQMTASEEEWFDDWDKVKIDQAHFNDVFGSDDGYMVMVRANDVFAPEVLSAIDRLSKRLENEVPYADRVVSLTHNLSIPIANDEGFEVIDPFESGIPTDSAQLAAKKSLIMSRESLVNNIVSDDAKETWVILSLKSYEGGVDFGKDSIAPFARNVILSEEFQSDKFQFLPTGMSYTEMEENEVISRECAMRIIFGFAVMLACLILFVRSLRGVIVPAIATVGGIASVLGVNAWLGIVGDESMVALPILLGMALSVGYSIHYINSFRMHFRRTGNRRESVINAVEETGWPILFTVITTVASLISFLFAGIRPIRWIGGISAGIVFMVYLYVIILIPILMSFGKNAKPDPTEVKAAGATKADILFEFFGRKVCRHSGIIATISAAIMLAQIPGVMNIDVNMDYTKTMGEKIPFVTRLMDMLSGKLGSLYDFNVMVEFNESDALKNPVNMKRIETLEQKLGTLQLTKISGDKPRVQSVTRLVKEMNRTLNADSTEYYKIPDAQDMLTQLLFLYEISDADALFERMDEDYKTTFIHIELSGYDAKKIVEDLDSAKSYAAQIFPDAKTSIVGEVVNYAEMNGKLVNGLLRSFGGSFVIIAIMMILAFGSIKAGLIGMIPNVAPVLLIGGVMGYSGMPLDMITMIVMPMILGIAVDDTIHMNNHIKYGYERTGSYKKALLLSYREIGKTMGMTTFILCAMFFVFIFSPMGALHNVGLLSIIGLAAALVADYTLTTALVYVTKPYGREKRK; from the coding sequence ATGCAAGTTTCTCGCGTTAATAAAGTTTTCGCCCGTCTGGGGCGTTTTCAAATCAAATTCCGTTGGCTGATTTTACTTGTAACAATTCTCGTGACTCTCGCCGCATGCCTCGGACTTCCACAACTGCAAATGACAGCCAGCGAAGAAGAATGGTTCGACGACTGGGACAAAGTCAAAATCGACCAAGCGCACTTCAATGACGTTTTCGGCAGCGATGACGGCTATATGGTGATGGTCCGTGCTAACGATGTTTTTGCACCCGAAGTTTTAAGCGCCATTGACCGACTTTCCAAGCGCCTCGAAAACGAAGTCCCTTACGCCGACCGCGTCGTTTCGCTCACGCACAACTTATCCATCCCTATCGCGAACGATGAGGGCTTTGAAGTCATTGACCCGTTCGAAAGCGGCATCCCGACAGATTCAGCACAACTCGCCGCCAAGAAATCGCTCATCATGAGCCGTGAATCGCTGGTAAACAACATCGTCTCTGACGACGCCAAAGAAACATGGGTTATTCTCTCGTTAAAATCGTACGAAGGCGGCGTTGATTTCGGTAAAGACAGCATTGCTCCATTCGCTCGCAACGTCATCCTCTCCGAAGAATTCCAAAGCGATAAATTCCAGTTCTTGCCGACCGGCATGAGCTACACCGAAATGGAAGAAAACGAAGTCATCTCGCGTGAATGCGCTATGCGCATTATCTTCGGCTTCGCCGTCATGCTTGCATGCCTTATTTTATTCGTACGCTCTTTGCGCGGAGTCATCGTCCCTGCCATTGCAACCGTCGGAGGCATCGCATCCGTACTCGGCGTAAACGCTTGGCTCGGTATCGTCGGCGACGAAAGCATGGTCGCGCTTCCTATACTTTTAGGCATGGCACTTTCGGTCGGCTATTCCATCCATTACATCAATTCGTTCCGCATGCACTTTAGGCGCACGGGCAACCGCCGCGAATCTGTGATAAACGCCGTCGAAGAAACTGGCTGGCCGATCCTCTTTACTGTCATCACCACCGTTGCCTCGCTGATTTCGTTCCTGTTCGCAGGCATCCGCCCGATTCGCTGGATTGGCGGCATTTCGGCAGGCATCGTCTTCATGGTTTACCTGTACGTCATCATCTTAATTCCGATTCTTATGAGCTTCGGCAAAAACGCAAAGCCCGACCCGACAGAAGTAAAAGCCGCTGGCGCAACCAAGGCAGACATTCTCTTTGAATTTTTCGGACGCAAAGTTTGCAGGCATAGCGGCATCATCGCCACCATTTCTGCCGCCATAATGCTAGCGCAAATTCCAGGCGTGATGAACATCGATGTAAACATGGACTACACAAAAACGATGGGCGAAAAAATTCCGTTCGTCACAAGGCTTATGGACATGCTCAGCGGCAAGCTCGGAAGCCTTTACGATTTCAACGTGATGGTTGAATTCAACGAAAGCGACGCGCTGAAAAATCCCGTCAACATGAAGCGCATCGAAACGCTAGAACAAAAGCTCGGTACGCTCCAGCTCACAAAAATTTCAGGCGACAAGCCCCGCGTTCAATCCGTCACGCGACTCGTAAAAGAAATGAACCGCACACTTAACGCTGACAGCACGGAATACTACAAAATTCCCGATGCGCAGGACATGCTCACGCAGCTGCTGTTCCTCTACGAAATTTCAGATGCCGACGCGCTCTTTGAACGCATGGACGAAGACTATAAAACAACATTTATCCACATAGAACTCTCCGGGTACGACGCCAAGAAAATCGTCGAGGATCTCGATTCCGCCAAATCGTACGCCGCCCAAATCTTCCCGGACGCCAAAACTTCAATCGTCGGTGAAGTCGTAAACTATGCCGAAATGAACGGCAAGCTCGTCAATGGACTGTTACGTTCGTTCGGAGGTTCATTTGTCATCATCGCTATCATGATGATTCTCGCATTCGGGAGCATCAAGGCGGGCCTCATCGGCATGATTCCAAACGTGGCCCCCGTGCTTTTGATCGGTGGCGTCATGGGCTATTCGGGGATGCCGCTTGACATGATAACAATGATTGTAATGCCGATGATTTTGGGCATCGCCGTTGACGATACCATCCACATGAATAACCACATCAAATACGGTTACGAACGCACGGGCAGCTACAAAAAAGCGCTGTTGCTTTCTTACCGCGAAATCGGAAAGACGATGGGCATGACGACATTCATTCTCTGCGCGATGTTCTTCGTGTTCATCTTCAGCCCCATGGGCGCACTGCACAACGTCGGATTACTTTCCATCATCGGCCTTGCCGCCGCCCTCGTCGCCGACTACACGCTCACCACCGCCCTCGTGTACGTCACCAAGCCGTATGGGAGAGAGAAACGCAAATAA
- a CDS encoding AraC family transcriptional regulator: protein MKRKPTNVNNIKKADLSLLDFLKQSNTVPGKIVFFENIEGFDTSGYFHLQGIALFLIEKGHSTIEVNTTTYELEKGCIFVTFPGQIIHVIQTSDDIKPLCIACSIDTMNDLMSQVKDSLQLFQAAKQAPIQQRDGEDFDQIKKSFRHLQEKIKVTKNNPYHYQIIKSLVISIVFECMDFVKQKNYEPQGSNRKKALFNAFLQKVEEEHREHHSVKHYADELFVTPKYLSTVVEEMSGKGAKQWIDEYIALDAKVLLQSSQKDIQEISNELNFSDVGFFGKFFKRMTGMTPKAFREKKE, encoded by the coding sequence ATGAAAAGAAAACCCACAAATGTAAACAACATAAAAAAAGCAGACCTTTCCCTATTAGATTTTTTAAAGCAGTCCAACACTGTTCCAGGGAAAATTGTCTTTTTTGAAAACATTGAAGGGTTTGATACATCCGGCTATTTTCACCTACAAGGTATCGCATTATTTTTGATTGAAAAAGGCCACAGCACAATCGAAGTGAATACAACAACATACGAGCTTGAAAAAGGCTGTATTTTTGTTACATTCCCCGGGCAAATCATTCATGTCATTCAAACAAGCGATGATATAAAACCGTTATGTATCGCATGTTCTATAGACACGATGAACGATTTAATGTCACAAGTCAAAGACAGTTTGCAACTTTTTCAGGCCGCAAAGCAAGCGCCCATCCAGCAAAGGGACGGAGAAGATTTCGATCAAATAAAAAAATCTTTCAGGCATCTGCAAGAAAAAATCAAAGTTACAAAAAATAATCCATACCACTACCAAATTATCAAAAGCCTAGTCATTTCCATCGTCTTTGAATGCATGGACTTTGTAAAGCAAAAGAACTACGAACCGCAAGGATCCAACCGCAAGAAAGCTTTATTCAACGCTTTCTTGCAAAAAGTCGAAGAAGAACACCGCGAGCATCACAGCGTCAAACATTACGCCGACGAACTTTTCGTCACCCCAAAATATCTTTCTACAGTCGTTGAAGAAATGAGCGGCAAAGGCGCAAAGCAATGGATTGACGAATATATAGCCCTAGACGCGAAAGTTCTTTTGCAATCATCGCAAAAGGACATTCAAGAAATTTCCAACGAACTGAACTTTAGTGACGTTGGCTTCTTCGGGAAATTTTTCAAACGTATGACAGGAATGACGCCCAAAGCCTTCCGCGAGAAAAAAGAATAA
- a CDS encoding ABC transporter ATP-binding protein: protein MNISLKNISFSYSDSLDDAILKNLNLEIRSGECVVLAGESGCGKTTISKLINGLIPHYHSGTMDGDVLLGGKNTSDMTLAEISRVVGSVFQNPRSQFFNIDTDCELAFGCENLGIDPEEIKQRVENVVQEFHLEHLLGRSIFNLSGGEKQKIACASVSATGPEIFVLDEPSANLDLKTIVDLKEIVSRWKKAGKTVVIVEHRLYYLRDVADRICYVKDGQIAYEWTPAELEAKGAAYASSLGLRCMNLGMLSENGDARFHGHDKLVMDVQNCHSRLDRESPSSTESITFANLTFSYHRKHPILDIDRLELPCGQITALIGHNGAGKSTLAQVLCGLQGSWRQKRAARKRGTYLIMQDVNHQLFTESVLDEVLLGMKPQNEKLALEILDGLNLQQYADNHPMALSGGQKQRVAVASGISSGCDVVVFDEPTSGLDYRQMLAVSATLKNLATSGKTLLVITHDPEFILNSCQSVIRLEHGKIVEQYPLLGNEKQFIKTMTEL, encoded by the coding sequence ATGAACATCTCCCTAAAAAATATTTCCTTTTCTTACTCTGATTCCCTTGACGATGCGATTCTCAAAAACTTGAATCTGGAAATTCGTTCGGGCGAGTGTGTTGTGCTGGCGGGGGAGTCGGGCTGCGGGAAGACGACGATTTCAAAACTCATTAACGGTTTGATTCCGCATTACCATTCGGGAACGATGGATGGCGATGTATTGCTCGGTGGCAAGAATACCTCCGATATGACGCTTGCTGAAATTTCAAGAGTCGTGGGTTCTGTTTTCCAAAATCCGCGTTCGCAGTTTTTCAACATTGATACGGATTGCGAACTTGCTTTTGGCTGCGAAAATTTGGGAATCGATCCCGAAGAAATCAAGCAGCGTGTGGAGAATGTTGTTCAGGAATTTCATTTAGAGCATTTGCTTGGCCGTAGCATTTTTAACCTTTCGGGCGGTGAAAAACAGAAAATCGCGTGTGCGTCTGTTTCGGCAACGGGCCCTGAAATTTTTGTGCTGGATGAACCTTCTGCAAATCTGGATCTCAAGACGATTGTGGATTTGAAGGAAATTGTTTCGCGATGGAAAAAGGCGGGGAAGACGGTCGTTATTGTGGAACATCGCCTTTATTATTTGCGTGATGTCGCCGATAGAATTTGCTATGTGAAGGACGGACAAATTGCGTACGAATGGACTCCGGCAGAACTTGAAGCAAAAGGCGCTGCATACGCATCGAGCCTTGGACTCCGATGCATGAATCTAGGGATGTTGAGTGAAAATGGAGATGCCCGTTTTCACGGGCATGACAAGCTTGTGATGGATGTTCAAAATTGTCATTCCCGGCTCGACCGGGAATCTCCTTCTTCGACCGAATCTATAACATTCGCCAATCTCACTTTCTCTTACCATCGCAAGCATCCAATTCTCGATATTGACCGTCTTGAACTCCCGTGTGGGCAAATTACGGCGCTGATTGGTCATAACGGTGCTGGCAAATCGACGCTTGCGCAAGTATTGTGCGGATTGCAGGGCTCCTGGCGTCAAAAACGTGCGGCTCGCAAGCGTGGCACATACTTGATTATGCAAGATGTGAACCACCAGCTTTTTACCGAAAGTGTTCTGGACGAGGTTTTGCTGGGCATGAAACCGCAAAATGAAAAACTTGCTCTTGAAATTCTTGATGGACTCAATCTTCAGCAATATGCGGACAATCATCCGATGGCACTTTCGGGCGGGCAAAAACAGCGTGTCGCTGTAGCGAGCGGAATTTCGAGCGGGTGCGATGTCGTTGTGTTTGATGAACCCACAAGCGGTCTTGACTATCGGCAAATGCTTGCTGTTTCTGCAACGCTTAAAAATCTTGCCACCAGCGGAAAAACGCTACTCGTGATTACGCATGACCCTGAATTTATTTTAAACAGTTGCCAATCCGTGATTCGTTTGGAACACGGAAAAATCGTGGAACAGTATCCGCTGTTAGGGAACGAAAAGCAGTTTATCAAGACGATGACGGAGTTGTAA
- a CDS encoding efflux RND transporter periplasmic adaptor subunit — protein sequence MNTKLYILPFLILSLVACESDFNFRNDKKIAQKKTPIVKVETIVAKNSNVGSSLRYAGSIAEVATTMVSFSSPGTVKSVRVTEGKKVNKGALVATLDDTSAKSALEIASALKNQAEDARARMEKLHENKTISEIQWMDVESKYRQAIAAEKLAQKALDDCKLYAPATGIVAGKSLEVGQNVVPSAPAFRIVNIATVKAVVAVPEKDVASLNVGDKVEVRVGALGDKAFEGKITNKGISANPLSRSYQIEAELKNKSGELLPGMLLEMTIDSKNSVTGVELPASAVLLDEYNRSFVWVVRGGKTTRKNVETSLGNGSQLLVQGIDDGDSVVVKGMSKVGEGDRVQTANQTVVQ from the coding sequence ATGAATACAAAATTGTACATACTTCCCTTTTTGATTTTGTCTCTTGTTGCTTGCGAAAGTGACTTCAATTTTCGCAACGATAAGAAAATCGCTCAGAAAAAAACGCCGATAGTTAAAGTCGAGACTATTGTCGCTAAAAATTCGAATGTCGGCAGCTCGTTGCGTTACGCGGGTTCTATAGCCGAAGTCGCGACAACGATGGTGAGCTTTTCTTCGCCGGGGACGGTGAAGTCTGTGCGTGTGACCGAAGGCAAAAAGGTGAACAAGGGTGCGCTTGTGGCGACCTTGGATGATACATCTGCAAAGAGTGCCTTGGAGATTGCCTCTGCTTTGAAAAATCAGGCGGAAGATGCGCGCGCCCGTATGGAAAAGTTGCACGAGAACAAGACCATCTCTGAAATCCAGTGGATGGATGTCGAAAGTAAGTATAGGCAGGCGATTGCGGCTGAAAAGCTTGCGCAAAAGGCGCTGGATGATTGCAAACTTTACGCCCCTGCAACGGGAATTGTGGCGGGCAAATCGCTTGAAGTCGGGCAGAATGTGGTGCCGAGCGCTCCTGCGTTTCGCATCGTGAATATCGCGACGGTTAAGGCGGTCGTTGCCGTTCCTGAAAAAGATGTGGCTTCGCTTAATGTGGGCGATAAGGTTGAAGTTCGCGTCGGTGCGCTTGGCGATAAAGCTTTTGAAGGGAAGATTACAAATAAGGGGATTTCTGCAAACCCGCTTTCGCGTTCTTACCAAATCGAAGCTGAGCTGAAAAATAAGAGCGGCGAACTTTTGCCGGGAATGCTTTTGGAAATGACCATTGATAGCAAAAATTCTGTGACGGGTGTTGAACTCCCTGCATCCGCTGTACTTTTGGATGAATACAATCGCTCTTTTGTTTGGGTTGTCCGTGGTGGAAAAACGACAAGAAAAAATGTTGAAACCTCTCTAGGAAATGGTTCGCAGCTTTTGGTGCAAGGAATTGACGATGGTGATTCCGTTGTGGTAAAGGGTATGTCTAAGGTGGGCGAGGGTGACCGCGTCCAGACGGCTAATCAGACTGTTGTTCAATAG
- a CDS encoding Fic family protein encodes MRYLTLEKALNAWKALQPISEEDKTRLARRFSVDFNYNSNHIEGNTLTYGQTEILLLFGKVIGEANVRSVQEMVASEVSLKMMVAESRVKETPLTQNFIRGLHHTLLREDYAVHRELPGGMQVGYVVHAGQYKTRPNSVITRYGDRFDYASPEETPAMMTDLVDWYNNAEKEGKLSPVELAALFHYRYIRIHPFEDGNGRIARLLVNYILAKHDIPMVVVRSRKKEEYLEALHAADLAVGAAPSSGANASIKAIAPFLKYFRNMVAQEIDADVRFLIKHGESIWWYDGECIEFRSPNYSKILELMQSEPVLSLADIQRKLGIQISAVNKLVQHLLNKHYIEKGKEEGSWHVFIVPSI; translated from the coding sequence ATGCGATACCTGACCCTAGAAAAAGCCCTTAACGCATGGAAAGCACTCCAGCCGATTTCGGAAGAGGACAAGACCCGTCTTGCCCGCCGTTTTTCGGTTGATTTCAACTACAACAGCAACCACATTGAAGGCAACACGCTCACTTACGGACAGACGGAAATTCTTCTGCTTTTTGGGAAGGTCATCGGCGAAGCGAATGTGCGAAGCGTGCAGGAGATGGTCGCTAGCGAAGTTTCGCTCAAGATGATGGTAGCGGAGTCTCGCGTCAAGGAAACCCCTCTCACGCAAAATTTCATAAGAGGCTTACATCACACTCTGTTGCGCGAAGACTATGCCGTCCATCGCGAACTTCCTGGAGGAATGCAAGTCGGGTATGTCGTTCATGCAGGGCAATACAAAACTCGCCCAAACAGCGTCATCACACGATATGGAGACCGGTTCGACTACGCCTCCCCAGAAGAAACACCCGCGATGATGACAGATCTAGTCGATTGGTACAATAACGCCGAAAAAGAAGGCAAGTTGTCGCCTGTAGAATTAGCGGCGCTATTTCACTATCGCTACATCAGAATTCATCCGTTCGAAGATGGCAACGGTCGAATTGCTCGACTACTCGTCAATTACATTTTGGCAAAACACGACATCCCCATGGTCGTGGTCCGTAGCCGAAAAAAAGAAGAATACCTAGAAGCACTGCACGCCGCTGATTTAGCGGTGGGGGCAGCACCTAGTTCTGGCGCAAACGCATCCATCAAAGCCATCGCTCCGTTCCTCAAATATTTCCGCAACATGGTTGCACAAGAAATCGACGCAGATGTCCGTTTTCTCATCAAACACGGAGAAAGCATCTGGTGGTATGACGGAGAATGCATTGAGTTCCGTTCGCCGAACTACAGCAAAATTTTGGAATTGATGCAAAGCGAGCCCGTATTGTCACTAGCAGATATACAGCGTAAATTGGGTATTCAAATTTCAGCAGTCAATAAACTCGTTCAGCACCTCCTCAACAAACATTACATCGAAAAAGGGAAAGAAGAAGGCTCTTGGCACGTATTCATCGTACCATCGATTTGA
- a CDS encoding MptD family putative ECF transporter S component has protein sequence MRTTGKKSSNTLVRDLVNVGIFGALYLVLSGLGASIGFIPAFIVVSTCVVSLVTSVPLFLFFSKVERPLLCCVLLCTLFGIVMIISGHGISFGLLCVVYGVLAGLCLKLFHKNFVGCLLANVMISFVPSSMMIPLWSSTEEYLAYCSSICDKAYIAHLAELSSSYWPLIGLFGFGAAGGVVGGFIARRMMKKHFERIGLAK, from the coding sequence ATGAGAACTACTGGTAAAAAATCTTCGAATACGCTGGTGCGTGACCTCGTGAACGTGGGCATTTTTGGTGCACTTTACCTTGTTCTTTCTGGACTTGGAGCGAGTATCGGTTTTATTCCTGCGTTTATTGTGGTTTCCACATGCGTAGTGAGCTTGGTGACGAGCGTCCCGCTATTCCTTTTCTTTTCGAAAGTCGAAAGACCTTTACTTTGCTGTGTGCTACTTTGTACGCTTTTCGGAATTGTCATGATAATCTCTGGTCACGGAATTTCTTTTGGTTTGCTTTGCGTGGTGTATGGCGTTTTGGCGGGCCTTTGCTTAAAGCTGTTCCATAAAAATTTTGTCGGTTGCCTGCTTGCTAATGTGATGATAAGTTTTGTACCTTCTTCGATGATGATTCCGCTTTGGTCTTCGACCGAAGAATATTTGGCATATTGCAGTTCTATTTGTGATAAGGCTTATATTGCTCATTTGGCGGAGCTTTCTAGCAGCTATTGGCCTTTGATTGGTCTTTTTGGATTTGGTGCCGCAGGTGGTGTGGTGGGTGGCTTTATTGCTCGTCGCATGATGAAAAAGCATTTTGAACGCATCGGACTTGCAAAATAG